CGGGTGGCGCTCGACCGCGCCGAGGGGCAGTTGCTGTGGAAGTCGGACGAGGTCGCATCCGTCGACGACGTGCTCGGCGTCGGACTGAGCCTCATTGCCAGCGACCTGGCGCTGTCCTACCACGGCACCATCTACGAGGGCGTCCTGGTCAACACCTACAAGGCGCTCGGCGCGCTGGCGGCCGGCGACGCGGACCGCGCGCGCGTGGAATTCAATCGTGCCGCGCAGCGGCAGGACAACGCGGTCGACCAGCTCGCGGTCAAGGTGAGCGCGCTGACCGCCAGCGAAGACGAGGAAGCGCGCCAGCGGCACCGGGAGGAAATCGACGAGGCGGCGGCGGAGGTGATGGATCCGGACGGTCCGGTCGCCCGGCGGCTGGCCGCGGTCGAGTCGCTCGGCGAGTACCGGGGCCTGCGCAACCCGTTCACCGACTGGCTGCACGGGGTGTTCCGGCTGGCCACCGGCGAGGCCAACCGCGCCTCCAACCTGTTGCGCGACGCGGTGGCGGTGGACGGGCGCCGCAACCGCCATGCGCTCGCCGACTTCGCGGCGGCCGAACGCATCGCGCAGGGCGGCAGGACGGAGAGCGACCGGGTGTGGGTGATCCACGAGGATGGCCTTGGGCCGCGCCTGGAGGAGTTCCGGTTCGACGTCTTTGTGCCCACCGAGCACGGCCTGATCGCCGTCGGCACGGCGCTGCCCACCCTGTATGCGGGTACGCCCGCGTACGGCAGCCTGACCATCCGTGCCAACGGACGCACCACCGAGACCGAGCCGCTGCTGCACCTGGACCGCTACGTGGCGACCGAGTTCCGTGCCGGCTACGACGGGGTGGTGTTCAAGGCGGTGGTGGCGGCCGTCATCCGGGTGCTGGTACAGGTGGAGCTGCAGAAGGGCTCCGACAGCGGAGGCATCTTCGGCGCGCTGGCGCAGGTCGTGGTGCCGGCGGCGGCCACCATCGTCACGCAGGCCGACACGCGCATGTGGCGCGCGTTGCCGCACACCATCGGAATAGCGAGTCTGCCGCGGCCCGCCGATGATATACTACGTATAGGAGCAGCGGATGCGTCCGCGATTGGCGAGGTGAGGCTGCCGCCGGGGCGATTCGTCGTCGTGACGGTAACCACCACGCGTCCGGGGGCACCGCCGGCTCTGAACACCTTTGCCCTGCCGGGAGGTTGAATGTCATGAAGATCCATCTGTTCGCGCTCGCCGTCGCCGCCGCCGTACTGGCCGGCTGCGCCACCGGCCCGCAATACCTGACCGGTCCGGGCACCGAACGGCCCGACCCGCGCGGCGAGACCGTGCTGGGCCTCGACTACCGCGACTTCGAGTACGCCGCCGAGCAGGCGGTGGATTCGTTCCTGTCGAGCCCGCTGTCACGCAAGCCGGGCAGCACCGCGCCATGGGTGATGGCGATCAGCCGCATGGTCAACGACACCGCGCTCAACATCGACACCGACCAGCTGGTCAAGAAGATCCGCGTCGACCTGCTCGACAGCGGTCGGGTGATCGTGACCACCGCCGTCGGGCTCGAGGGGCCGGAAGATCCGCTCGCCGCCAAGACGCGTGAACTGCAGGAATCCGAGCTGTTCAACCAGGAAACCGTGGCCCAGGACGGCACCATGGTAGCCCCGGAGCTGAGCCTGTCCGGCAAGATCATCGGGCGCACCAACCGGGTGGGCGACAAGCAGCAGGTGGACTACTACTTCCAGCTCACCGCCACCAACATCGAGACCGGACTCGCCTACTGGGAATTCGAAGAGGTGATCGCCAAGATCGGCGACAACCAGCGGTTCTCGTGGGAGTAAGGCATAGCGTGACGTCGAACAAAGGGATCATGCTGGCGGCTGTGGCGGTCTCGATCATCTTGTTGGGTGTCGCTCCTCCGGCATTGTCGCAGGACGTCGCGGCCGGGACCGATTCCTGCTTCGATGGTCTTCCAAGTGCCAGGGTAGACGAGCTGCTGGATCGGTGGGAACGCCAGGATCCGCTGGGTCAAGCTCTCACCGGGCGAGACGACATCACGGTTGTTCGTGGGTCAGCCCTGGTTGGAAAGAGCGCGCATGAGAAAGACTGGGGCAAGTCGCGTTCTGTCGCTTATGTTCGAGCGTATCTGGATGCTATGGGAGAATTCGTCGAGAAGAGACGAAGCGCAATCAGATCCGATACTGTCCGCCACTACCTGGAGGACGACCATGGAGTCATCGAAGAGAGCAACCCGGAGTCGTACCTTGACCGGATCGGGACGAAGTATGCCGCGCTCCTCGAAAAGAAACTTGACAATGCACTCACGGAAGAGGGTCTGAGCCACAGCGAGATTGAGCAACTGACCGCACCCCGGAAGGTGATTCGGTTTCGCGACTCCGTTACTCGCAGGTCGACGGTCGAAGCCAGCGGGACTGCCTCCGGATTAGTCCCTGTCAAGACGGTCGAAGTCGTGAGTTGTGATGGTGACACGGCGATCGGTGTAGTATTGGCATCCTCCCGAAGGATGGTTCTTCTGGCCGCCCAAGTCGCCAGTGGAGAGCCTATTTCTCCCGATCCTGAACGTGCTGGTAAGACAGTCGCTGAACAGTTGAATTCACTTGCTGACGTTGATCTGGTAACCGAATTCGGGATCCGTCGCTGGTGGGACGATCAGGGGTATCCGGTAATCATCTCATTTGGACAGTGGGGATGGTACTCGGCGAACCTGAATAACAGACAGAAGGATCGTGCGTATAGATTCGCGAAGGAGCAAGCTGAGATGCAGGCGAAGGCATACCTGAGCGAGTTCATCAACCTGGGGACACTATTCACAAGCGAGAGCGAGACCGGGAGCGTTGCGGAGGAAGCGACGATTCGCCATAGCAGCGGGATAGGCGAAGACGTCGACGTGGAGAATATGATTGACCGGCTGCTTCGTACGGCACAGACTGAGTCTCGGGTAGCTCTCACCGGTTTGAGCACCCTCCGAACATGGGATGCTACCCATCCGCTCGCGAAAGATCAGGAGTTGGTGGGCACGGTAGTTTACTGGTCCCCGGCGTTGGAAGACAGCGCTCGCAAGGGCCTCGGTCTGAGTACGAAGCATGCTCCGCCGGAACAGACGGACGAACAGAAGGCTGAACCGACTGCGAGCCGCGTCGAAGGCGGTACGACGGAGAGCAAGGTGCAGACGGATGCCGCTGACTTTTAGCCATTGGACGAGCGGAGGGACGACATGAGTAGGACACGTTGTTACGCAGGGTCGGGATCATGGAGCAGAATTGCCGTGGTACTGTTCATCCTGGTTGCTGGTTTCGTGGATGCGCAAGTGTCGGCAGAATTTCACGAAACACGCGGGACGGGCGCCAGTGAGCGGGAGGCGATCGAGGATGCGCTGCAGAATGCCGCGTTCCAGCTCTGTGGCGTCACCATACGGTCGGAGACCTCGTCCTCGGTTTCCGTTGCCGTCGATGATGATGGGATGAAGTTGGTCGAACACGTCAATGATCGCATTCGCGTTGCCACCGGGAAGGAGGATTGCCGGTTCAGCGGTTACGAGCGAGTCAGCGTCACTCGGGAAGGCGACGGCGTGCGCGCCCATCTCCGGGTTCAGTACTCGACCTATCGCGTGCCTGGTCCGCCGGTAGAGCGGCGTCGTCTTGCAGTGCTGGACTTCGCGATGGATGAGGTGCATCTGTATGGCACCGGCGCCGCTCGCGAGCAGCGTAGCGGCGGACGCGTGATACGGAGTGGCGTGGATGTCGACTACGATCTCACCCGGAATCTTCAGGAGCGATTCCGAGCAAAGATCGAGGAGTTGCTGACCCAGGGACGGCGCTTCGGCGTGCTGGATCGCCGCTCCCCGGATATCTACGAACAGGAAAAGAAGCTTCTGGAATCCGCCGATGTTGATCCGAGCGAAGGGGCACGCTTGGGCAACGTCCTGGGTGTTGACTACATGCTATACGGAACGGTCGATCGTATAGAGGTCACGGAGGAGCGCAAGACGATCGCTCTTACTGGCGAGAGTACATCGAAGGTGCAAGCGACCGTCCGGGTCCGGTTCTCGGTTCTCGCGGTGGCGACGCGCCAAGTGAAGTGGTCATCGTCGCTGGAGTTGCAACATGAGTTGTCCGACGAAATCCGCACGGAGCAGGCTGCGGAACGTTTGCTCGATGAACTTGCGCTGCACATCGTGGACGAGTTGACGGAGAATATCTTTCCCCCGGTGGTGACGCAGGTCACGGGATGGGGAAGTTTCGTAGTGAACCGGGGTGGTAACACCGTCCGTGAGGACGATCTATTCGAAGTCTTCGCTATAGGCGACAGGCTAGTAGATCCCGATACGGGCGAGAGTCTGGGGCGCCTTGAAACCACTGCCGGCATTGCTCGCATCACCTCCGTCAAGCCGAAGTTCTCGCTCGCGGAGATGATCACCGATCACGACGGCATCGCGCGAGGCATGATCCTGCGCCGTTTCCACGACTTCCTGGGTAGGGAGGCCGGATCGGACTCCAAGACTCATCAACAACGCGGAGATGAAGAGCGCAACTACCGCCGCATCGACACCGACGGAGACGGTGATGGCTTGCCCGACTACCTGAATCGCGACGCCAACACCGGCGACAGCGACGGCGACGGGCTGCCCGACTACCTGAACCGCGACAACCTCCGCCGCCGGTAGGTGGGCGACTACACCGTCGCCGCGCACCGCGAGCGCGGGAAACCGGCACCGGCGGTGCGCCAGCTCCATCACGGCGAGGGATGGTGGCCACTGCGGAGTATCGCACAGATCGATGCCTTCCTGGCGGGTTCTCCAGCGGTGGGCGCATGGCACCGCGGTGAACTGGTCGGGTTCGCGCGTGCCGTCATCGACACCCATCTGCGTGCCTACATTGAGGACGCGGTAGTGGATCGCGCCCACCGCCGACGCGGGGTGACGACCAAGATGCCGGATCGGCTCATGGTCGAGTTGGGCTCTACACACCTCGTCTGACTGTTCAGTGCAGCCGAACTGGTACCGCTCTACCGGCGGCGCGGATTCCGCCCGACACGACAGGTCGTCATACACTCCCACGCTCAGCAGGGTTGACCGGAGAGCTGAGTGACGGCGGCACTATGGAGATACGAAAGCCAGGACGAAGCGGGAGGCCATCATTACTGCGAATGCAGGACTTCAACTGCCGGGTCCGGATGGCGACCCTGGTGCGCCATCTCGGTACCTGTGACAAACGCATCTCTGCTGCGGAGCTAGAGGAGCTGCGTGAGACGCAGTGACAGTGGCAGACACTTCAGCGTGGAGATCCACAACCTAAGGGACGAAGTGCTCCGCTGACCGCATGTGCTTGAAGCATCGACTTCGCTTGAAGGGGACTTAACTCTAACGAGTCAGTAATCAATGCGATCCCTTGAGATCCGCGGTCCCGCTGTGTATAGTCATAGTCCAGCCAAAGGGCTATGTCCGCAATCCATCAGTTAGAGGGTGCACATGTTCCAATCGTTCCGAATGATCGCTCACGCCAGATCAGCCGTAGTCATAGCCGCTGTTCTTGCTTTAGCTTCCTGTAAAACCATGGTGGCGACTGACCTTTACACTAGCGATCTCATCAGCGCAACCGAAGGAGAGCAATTGACCGCTCCTATGGTGATCAGTATCGAGTTGCCTTCCGAGTCGAAATGCAAGGAGTTCGCCTCCGACATCGCTGACGCCATCAGATCAGAGATGGAGACAGCGACACACATCGGATGCCGTACAGAGGCATTTAACAATTTCGCGGACTATAGAGTCCAATCTGAGATTGTTACGTATGACGGGTCTGCTCGACTGCTTGGCAGGCCGCTTGCGATTGGTGTGACGTCCGTCGGCGATGATTTCATCGTGACCTACCTTATTAATCCCGAAGGGATCAAAGCGGTCTGGAACGGCTTGCCGGAAGAGTTGACCAGATTCGAAACTTTCGATCCTGATTTGTACCTTAGCGCCGTTCTTACAAATGATCTCCGCGAGCCAGTAGAAGTCGTCACCGATGATGTCTTTGTCGATGGTGTGCCCGTACAGGGTACGGCACGGCGTCTTCTACTCCGCCGAGACCAAGTCGTGATTCAGATGTCCAATGTGACGAACACCGCATTCGGTTCCACCGATAACGTCGCGCATGTCGTGACTTTCAGAATAGCCGAAGTTGAGTAGAATTGGATTGAAATAGCAATATCACAGAAGCCGATAGAAATATGAACTATACGGTGGTCGGAATGAGCAGTATCCTTGGGGCTGGGCTGGGAGGCGGTCCTGGTGTCGTTGCCTCGGCACTACTTCCCGTTGCAGCAGATCCGGGGAAGCGACGGTCGGGATCAATTACCACGTCGAGCTATGCAAGGACCGGCCCCACGACAGCGTGCGCCATCGCCCAGTACCCGCGACCCTCCCAACAAGATCAGGCTGCTGTAAGACGAGCGTACCGTGGCGAGCTACTACGACAACGTGCGCATCGCCGAGTATCAGCTTGACCGCACACTATCGCACGACATCGCGCCGCAGGACAGTCTCATCATCCTATTCTCTTTTCTCACTGGTAGAACGAACACATAGAGAGGACTTACAAGTGTAATCCTCTTCCGTTCGCGTGCGGACGCCCATTTCTGTGAGAAAGCGAATGCACTTCCCAGATCTATGTCGAAATATCGAAATAAAACGTGTTTGACGAGAAGTGAAGGGTGTGATACAATGGCTGCCACTATAGATGGAACAGAAGAAGAAGGGTTGCTTGGGCCGCGTTATCAAGCTCTTCGCAATTGCTGTATCTGTGATCGTAGTGCTGGTGATAATAGCGTATTTTCTCGCCGATGATACGACCGGTAGTGGGGAACTGGACTGCGATACACTGATGCCGCGTATAGTGAAGCTCTCCGAGGAAAACGAAGGCCCATTTGCAGCGAAGATATTGAAGGTGTCCGAAGTCGAGGAAGTTAGCAGGTCGGAGACATTGCTTCTCTGCCGTGGAAGTGCAAAGTGGAGTCGTGGTGAGGATAGCTACGTTGAATTCCATTGGGAAAAAGACAGCGATGGAGACGCGTTCATAGGCTATAAGCGTAGCTGACGCCGCCGGTGGTCTGGGACAGCCGAGTGGCGAAGGGGTAGGTCCTGATAGGTCCGGAAAATCGTGTTTTCGGTTTGCATCTTGAAAGATCGATGGGTTCTTCGACAGTCCAGCGACGACCTTTGAACAGGATTTCCGATCTGTGCACTGCGTGCGATACCGGCGCAATCGGAGGCCGGCTCTACAAGGATGAGGGTTGGTAGCCGCGCGGAGGACCGCTGCCATCGGTGCAGTGTTTGCAGCAGCTCCGGAGGTAGGCGCTATGTACAATGTACAGGGAGCTTGGTGGGTTCGCCCGTACGGTCATAAACAAGGGTCTGTGGGCGATCGTGCGGTCGAAAACCAGAAGGCTCTCAACCGCCGGTGCGGTGTGGACCATCGGGAACCGGAGTGGGGACGCGGATGTTCGTCGACCGGGTTCGGCGCTGCTGTAGTGGCTGCTCAGTTCCGCCGAGTTGGCGCCGCTCGAAACGGTTCGGTCGTCGTCCGACACGGCAGGTCGGGAGGCACCGTGACTAACTCTGCGGCGAATCGGACAACCTGACGATTCCAGAGCGCGAGAGCGTTGACGAGTGCTCCAGATCGGGTCATTGTGGAAACATGAAGACGTCGATTGACATTCCGGAATCGATGCTGAATGAAGCAATGGAGATTACCGGAGCGAGGACGACGCGGGAAGCTATCGTTACCGCGGTTGCAGACTTCAACCGCCGGGCCCGGATGGCCGCGTTGGTGCGTCATCTCGGTACTTGTGACGACCTCATCTCCCCCGCCGAGCTTGCGAAGTTGCGCGAGACGCCGTGACGCTCGTAGATACGTCGGCGTGGGTTCACAGCCTGAGGTGGGACGGAGATCGTGAGGTGCGTGAACGAGTGGCCGCACTGCTGGCCGCGGGAAGCGCTGCCTGGTGTCCTCTCGTCCGGGCGGAGTTGTGGAATGGGGATCGCGGCGGTCGTGAACGGAAGATCCTGCGCGACATGGAGCGCGACCTCGTGGAGCTTCCTCTCACCTCGGATGTCTGGGATGCGGCGTACGAACTCGCGCGTACGGCACGGGCACGTGGCATCACCGTGCCGACGACCGACATCGTGGTGCAGGCGTGTGCGAACCAGTACGGCACCGGGCTCCTGCATGCCGACGGGCATTTTGGCCATCTTGGCAGGCTCGCGGAGGAGGATTGCTGACGCCGCGCGGTGTGGCGGCGCCGGTCAGCGGTCGGCGGTGGGGTCGCCGGCGTCGCGCAGGCCGTCGCCGACGAAGTTGAAGCACAGCACGGTCACGATCACGAACAGCGCCGGGATCAGCAGCCAGGGGGTCAGCGACACGCTGCGGATGTTCTGCGCCTGCTGCAGCAGCACGCCCCAGCTCACCACCGGCGCGCGCAGGCCGATGCCGAGGAAGCTGAGCGCGGTCTCGCCGAGGATCATGCCGGGGATGGCCAGGGTGAGATGCACGATCAGGAAGCTCATGAAACCGGGCAGCAGGTGGCGCACGATGGTGCTCATCTCGGTGGCGCCGGCGATCCTGGCGGCCAGCACGTAGTCTTCCACGCGCAGTTGCAGCAGCTTGCCGCGCACCACGCGCGCCAAGCCGGTCCAGCCGACAATCGACAGGATGATCGTGATCATGAAGTAGGTGGCGATCGGATCCCACTCGGCGGGCACCGCCGTGGCCAGCGCCATCCACACCGGCAGCGTGGGCAGCGCGCTGAGAAACTCGATCAGCCGCTGGATCAGCGTGTCGAGCGGGCCGCCGAAGTAGCCGGACAGGCCGCCGAGCAGGCAGCCGATCACGAAGCTGATCGCCACCCCCAGCAGGCCGATGGTCAGGGAGATGCGCGCGCCGGCGAGGGTGCGCGAGAACATGTCGCGGCCGAGCCGGTCGGTGCCGAACAGGAACAGCGTGCCGGGGGCTTCCACGCCAACGAAACGCAGGTCGGCCCGAAACAGCCCGAGCAGCCGGTACGGGTCGCCGCGCACCAGGAAGCGGATCGGATAGGTGGTGCGGCCATCCTCCACGTAGGTCTTGCGGTAGGTCTTCGGGTCGCGCGTGGTCTCCAGCCCGTAGACGAACGGGCGCTGCAGCCGGCCGTCGTGGAACAGCCGGATGCGTTGCGGGGAGGCCAGTGCGAAGTCCGGGAACCGGGTCAGCGTGTCGTGGGTGGCGAAGAAGCCGGCGAACAGCGAGCCGACCACGTAGAACAACAGCAGCACGCTGCCGCCGATCATCGCCAGCTTGTGGCGGAAGAACCTGCGCCGCATCAACGTCCAGCTCGACGCGGCCCAGTAGCGCTCCTGGTCGCGCGCGCGTCTGTCGCGTTGCCGCGCGGCAAGGAAACGCGTGGACTGGGAACTCATGCCACCGCCTCGCGCTCGAACCGGATGCGCGGGTCGACCACCACCAGCAGCAGGTCGGAGATCAGGACCCCGATCACGCCGAGCGCGCTGACCACCATTATCAGGCTGCCGGCCAGGTACATGTCCTGCGCCTGCAACGCCCCCAGCAGCAGCGGCCCGACCGTGGGCAGTCCCACGACGATGGCGGTGAGCGTTTCGCCCGACACGAGGGTGGGCAGCACCCCGCCGATGGTGCTGACCATCGGATTGATGGCGATGCGCAACGGGTACTTGAACAGCAGCCGGCCTTCTTCCAGCCCCTTGGCGCGGCCGGTCAGCACGTACTGCTTGCGCAGTTCGTCGAGCAGCGCGGCGCGCATCACCCGGATCAGGCCGGCGGTGCCGGCGGTACCGATCACCACCAGCGGAATCGGCAGGTGCTTGAGGAAGTCGACAAGCTTGGCGAAGTTCCACGGCTGGAACTCGAACTCCGGCGAGAACAGGCCGCCGACGCTCCAGCCGAAGTACTTGAAGAACACGAACATCAGGATCAGTGCGAGCAGGAAGTTGGGCGTCGCCAGGCCGATGAAGCCGAACACGGTGAAGGCGTAGTCGGTAAACGAGTATTGATGGGTGGCGGAGTAGATGCCGATCGGGATCGCGATCGCGTAGGTGAGCACCAGCGTGAGCATCGTGATCAGCACCGTGAGCAACAGCCGCTGGCCGATCAGTT
This Spirochaetaceae bacterium DNA region includes the following protein-coding sequences:
- the lpoB gene encoding penicillin-binding protein activator LpoB, which translates into the protein MKIHLFALAVAAAVLAGCATGPQYLTGPGTERPDPRGETVLGLDYRDFEYAAEQAVDSFLSSPLSRKPGSTAPWVMAISRMVNDTALNIDTDQLVKKIRVDLLDSGRVIVTTAVGLEGPEDPLAAKTRELQESELFNQETVAQDGTMVAPELSLSGKIIGRTNRVGDKQQVDYYFQLTATNIETGLAYWEFEEVIAKIGDNQRFSWE
- a CDS encoding GNAT family N-acetyltransferase, giving the protein MGDYTVAAHRERGKPAPAVRQLHHGEGWWPLRSIAQIDAFLAGSPAVGAWHRGELVGFARAVIDTHLRAYIEDAVVDRAHRRRGVTTKMPDRLMVELGSTHLV
- a CDS encoding type II toxin-antitoxin system VapB family antitoxin; amino-acid sequence: MKTSIDIPESMLNEAMEITGARTTREAIVTAVADFNRRARMAALVRHLGTCDDLISPAELAKLRETP
- a CDS encoding PIN domain-containing protein, which translates into the protein MTLVDTSAWVHSLRWDGDREVRERVAALLAAGSAAWCPLVRAELWNGDRGGRERKILRDMERDLVELPLTSDVWDAAYELARTARARGITVPTTDIVVQACANQYGTGLLHADGHFGHLGRLAEEDC
- a CDS encoding ABC transporter permease, giving the protein MSSQSTRFLAARQRDRRARDQERYWAASSWTLMRRRFFRHKLAMIGGSVLLLFYVVGSLFAGFFATHDTLTRFPDFALASPQRIRLFHDGRLQRPFVYGLETTRDPKTYRKTYVEDGRTTYPIRFLVRGDPYRLLGLFRADLRFVGVEAPGTLFLFGTDRLGRDMFSRTLAGARISLTIGLLGVAISFVIGCLLGGLSGYFGGPLDTLIQRLIEFLSALPTLPVWMALATAVPAEWDPIATYFMITIILSIVGWTGLARVVRGKLLQLRVEDYVLAARIAGATEMSTIVRHLLPGFMSFLIVHLTLAIPGMILGETALSFLGIGLRAPVVSWGVLLQQAQNIRSVSLTPWLLIPALFVIVTVLCFNFVGDGLRDAGDPTADR
- a CDS encoding ABC transporter permease, encoding MLSYIARRILYMVILLAALSFFSFVLIELPPGNFVDNLIQQLRNLGVQVDLEEIRSLEERYGLNLPFLGRYGLWMSNLLRGDMGDSLAYNQPVTQLIGQRLLLTVLITMLTLVLTYAIAIPIGIYSATHQYSFTDYAFTVFGFIGLATPNFLLALILMFVFFKYFGWSVGGLFSPEFEFQPWNFAKLVDFLKHLPIPLVVIGTAGTAGLIRVMRAALLDELRKQYVLTGRAKGLEEGRLLFKYPLRIAINPMVSTIGGVLPTLVSGETLTAIVVGLPTVGPLLLGALQAQDMYLAGSLIMVVSALGVIGVLISDLLLVVVDPRIRFEREAVA